Proteins encoded within one genomic window of Ideonella dechloratans:
- a CDS encoding DUF2975 domain-containing protein, with protein MAARLRGLSRLVRGLLLIGLPLLLLSPLWLWWRPGAIPLDGTDSLGLGDASLPAPAQLRLLGLTYLGLVFALGMAWQLWCLFGEYGQGRLFSDRAVQSLRRLGAWLLADWVAGPLIHAAASVARTWDNPPGQRMLTLSVGSTDYQQLLFALLVLALARVMQEAARAAAENEGFV; from the coding sequence TTGGCCGCTCGCCTGCGCGGCCTGAGCCGCCTGGTGCGCGGCCTGCTGCTGATCGGCCTGCCGCTGCTGCTGCTCTCGCCCTTGTGGCTGTGGTGGCGCCCGGGCGCCATCCCCCTGGACGGCACCGATTCATTGGGCCTGGGCGATGCCAGCCTGCCCGCCCCCGCCCAGCTGCGTCTGCTGGGCCTGACCTACCTGGGCCTGGTGTTCGCACTGGGCATGGCCTGGCAGCTCTGGTGCCTGTTCGGCGAGTACGGCCAGGGGCGCCTCTTTTCCGACCGGGCCGTGCAGTCGCTGCGCCGCCTGGGCGCCTGGCTGCTGGCCGACTGGGTGGCCGGCCCGCTGATCCATGCCGCGGCCAGCGTGGCCCGCACCTGGGACAACCCGCCCGGCCAGCGCATGCTCACGCTCAGCGTCGGCTCCACCGACTACCAGCAACTGCTGTTCGCCCTGCTGGTGCTGGCCCTGGCGCGGGTGATGCAAGAGGCGGCCCGGGCGGCCGCCGAGAACGAGGGCTTCGTCTGA
- a CDS encoding aldo/keto reductase: MKAIPSLPAARVSLGRSNLSVSPVCLGTMTFGEQVGQDEAHAILDRALAAGVNFIDTAEMYAVPARAETCGATESIIGEWFARRPGARQQVVLATKVAGPSRNMAWIRDGASDLKPEHIVAACEASLKRLQTDVIDLYQIHWPNRNAPAFGALYFDPAKETENSTIEAQLRAMETLVRDGKVRHVGLSNETPWGVMAFLREAERHGLPRVETVQNPYALTSRAVDNGLDEVLWREQVSLLAYSPLAFGALTGKYDGPGLDADQPELGRLARFESMRLQRWARGEAVSVAAKYNALARAHGLTPTQLALAFCYRNWRVASTIIGVTSVAQLDECLAAWPVTLSDELNQAIDALRWQHRDPAQ; the protein is encoded by the coding sequence ATGAAAGCCATTCCCTCCTTGCCGGCGGCCCGCGTGTCGCTGGGCCGCAGCAACCTCTCCGTCAGCCCCGTGTGCCTGGGCACCATGACCTTCGGTGAGCAGGTGGGCCAGGACGAGGCCCATGCCATCCTGGACCGTGCCCTGGCCGCGGGCGTGAACTTCATCGACACCGCCGAGATGTACGCGGTGCCGGCCCGGGCCGAGACCTGCGGCGCCACCGAGTCCATCATTGGCGAGTGGTTTGCCCGCCGCCCCGGGGCCCGCCAGCAGGTGGTGCTGGCCACCAAGGTGGCCGGCCCCAGCCGCAACATGGCCTGGATCCGCGACGGTGCCAGCGACCTGAAGCCCGAGCACATCGTGGCGGCCTGCGAGGCCAGCCTGAAGCGCCTGCAGACGGACGTCATCGACCTCTACCAGATCCACTGGCCCAACCGCAATGCGCCGGCCTTCGGGGCCCTGTACTTCGACCCCGCCAAGGAAACCGAGAACAGCACCATCGAGGCCCAGCTGCGGGCCATGGAGACCCTGGTGCGCGACGGCAAGGTGCGCCATGTGGGCCTGTCCAACGAGACGCCCTGGGGCGTGATGGCCTTTCTGCGCGAGGCCGAGCGCCACGGCCTGCCGCGCGTGGAAACGGTGCAGAACCCCTACGCCCTGACCAGCCGCGCGGTGGACAACGGCCTGGACGAGGTGCTGTGGCGCGAGCAGGTGAGCCTGCTGGCCTATTCGCCGCTGGCCTTCGGCGCGCTGACCGGCAAGTACGACGGCCCCGGACTGGATGCCGACCAGCCGGAGCTGGGGCGCCTGGCGCGCTTCGAGTCGATGCGCCTGCAGCGCTGGGCCCGTGGCGAGGCGGTCAGCGTGGCCGCGAAGTACAACGCCCTGGCCCGCGCGCATGGCCTGACTCCCACCCAGCTGGCGCTGGCCTTCTGCTACCGCAACTGGCGGGTGGCCTCCACCATCATCGGCGTGACCAGCGTGGCCCAGCTGGACGAGTGCCTGGCCGCCTGGCCGGTCACCTTGTCCGACGAACTGAACCAGGCCATCGACGCGCTGCGCTGGCAGCACCGCGACCCGGCACAGTGA